From the Mustelus asterias chromosome 14, sMusAst1.hap1.1, whole genome shotgun sequence genome, one window contains:
- the fkbp7 gene encoding peptidyl-prolyl cis-trans isomerase FKBP7, with translation MYRHSALLFYSLVCTVLFDGICAEDAEEVKIEVLYKPENCPVKSKRGDALNAHYDGFLAKDGSKVYCSRTDNEGHPKWFILGVGQVIKGLDIGMTDMCEGEKRKLLIPPSLGYGVIGREKIPPNSTLIFEIELYAVRRGPRSVESFKLIDLDGDKKLSRDELNMYLQEEFKRDSRNQDPNYKDRVLTDILLKNDHDGDGYISAREYNVFQHDEL, from the exons ATGTACCGACATAGCGCTTTGCTGTTTTACTCGCTGGTTTGCACTGTTCTCTTCGACGGCATTTGCGCGGAAGACGCGGAAGAAGTAAAGATAGAAGTTTTGTACAAGCCAGAAAACTGTCCTGTGAAGAGCAAACGTGGAGATGCGCTTAATGCTCATTACGATGGCTTCCTGGCAAAAGACGGCTCCAAAGTTTACTGCAG TCGTACAGACAATGAAGGCCACCCTAAGTGGTTCATACTTGGTGTTGGGCAAGTGATAAAAGGATTAGACATTGGTATGACTGACATGTGTGAAGGAGAAAAAAGGAAGTTACTTATACCACCTTCCCTGGGATATGGAGTAATTGGCAGAG AAAAGATACCGCCCAATTCAACCCTGATTTTCGAAATTGAACTCTATGCTGTGAGACGGGGGCCAAGGAGTGTGGAATCTTTTAAACTGATTGATTTGGATGGTGATAAAAAGCTTTCCCGTGATGAG CTGAACATGTATTTGCAAGAGGAATTTAAGAGAGATTCTAGGAACCAAGATCCTAATTACAAAGATCGTGTCCTCACTGATATACTCCTAAAAAACGATCATGATGGAGATGGCTACATTTCTGCCAGGGAGTACAATGTTTTTCAGCATGATGAGCTGTAG